In a single window of the Caproicibacterium sp. BJN0003 genome:
- the fabF gene encoding beta-ketoacyl-ACP synthase II codes for MMNRVAITGIGAITPIGNDAPTFWDHLIHGVCGIAPITRFDTKDSKVTLAAEVKGFDPLAYMDKRDARKADLYTQYAVAAASEAMEDSKLLGTVPDNRLGVYVGSGIGGMETFIKECTKCKEKGPRHVSPFFIPMLISNMAAGTIAIRFSAKGPSMCITTACATSANAIGEAYRAIQNGYADAMIAGGSEATINELATAGFANCMALHTGTDPNCASVPFDKRRSGFVMGEGGAILILENYDHAKKRGAHIYAEVCGYGNTNDAYHMTAPESSAESPAEAIRLAVAEAKIAKDTPLYINAHGTSTTLNDKTETLAFKKALGESWAKSAWISSTKSMHGHMLGATGAAEAIACVKALETGIIPPTIHYQEPDPECDLFYTPNEALKKDPEWAISTNLGFGGHNACLAFHKEKED; via the coding sequence TTGATGAATCGAGTTGCAATAACCGGAATCGGAGCCATTACGCCGATTGGAAACGATGCCCCTACTTTTTGGGATCATCTGATCCATGGTGTCTGCGGAATTGCTCCCATCACTCGCTTTGATACCAAAGACAGCAAAGTAACCCTTGCGGCCGAAGTAAAAGGCTTTGACCCGCTCGCCTATATGGATAAAAGAGATGCACGAAAAGCGGACCTCTATACGCAGTACGCTGTAGCCGCCGCCTCTGAAGCGATGGAAGACAGCAAACTTCTCGGAACGGTTCCAGATAATCGCCTTGGGGTTTATGTCGGCAGCGGAATCGGCGGAATGGAAACCTTTATAAAAGAATGCACAAAATGCAAAGAAAAAGGTCCCCGTCACGTTTCGCCTTTCTTTATTCCGATGCTGATCTCCAATATGGCGGCAGGCACTATTGCCATCCGATTTTCTGCAAAAGGCCCTAGTATGTGCATTACAACAGCCTGTGCAACAAGCGCAAACGCGATCGGCGAAGCTTATCGTGCGATTCAAAACGGTTACGCAGATGCGATGATCGCAGGCGGCAGTGAAGCGACCATTAACGAACTTGCCACCGCAGGTTTTGCAAACTGCATGGCACTTCATACCGGCACCGATCCAAACTGTGCCTCTGTTCCATTTGACAAACGCCGCAGCGGTTTTGTTATGGGAGAAGGCGGAGCCATTCTGATTTTGGAAAACTATGACCACGCTAAAAAACGCGGTGCGCACATCTATGCGGAAGTCTGCGGCTATGGGAATACAAATGATGCTTATCACATGACAGCGCCGGAATCCTCCGCGGAAAGTCCTGCCGAAGCAATTCGTCTGGCAGTCGCCGAAGCAAAAATTGCAAAGGACACCCCGCTTTATATTAACGCTCACGGCACCAGTACGACTCTCAACGATAAAACAGAAACACTGGCCTTTAAAAAAGCTCTGGGCGAATCCTGGGCAAAAAGCGCATGGATCAGCTCTACCAAAAGCATGCATGGCCATATGCTGGGTGCAACCGGTGCAGCAGAAGCAATCGCCTGCGTAAAAGCCCTTGAAACCGGAATCATTCCTCCAACGATTCATTATCAAGAGCCCGATCCCGAATGCGATCTTTTCTATACCCCAAATGAGGCGCTTAAAAAAGATCCCGAATGGGCAATCAGCACTAACCTCGGCTTTGGCGGACATAATGCCTGTCTGGCTTTTCATAAAGAAAAGGAGGACTAA
- a CDS encoding potassium channel family protein has product MNVLVVGCGRLGSQIATIMDSMGHDVAVVDEHPELFYRLPTDFSGMTVAGMPMDLKVLKNAGAENCDMAAVATPDDNLNITVTQIIQQFFKVENVVTRISDPAREEVFTAFGLRTVCPTNLAGDMIVQALVNPNQSKQMAFGTANAAFHTYPVESFMIGKRLGNIGVNEKEVPFALLQKDGTMILAGKDPDYMIQREDRMIWAEVID; this is encoded by the coding sequence ATGAATGTTCTAGTGGTGGGATGTGGACGCCTTGGTTCTCAGATCGCTACAATCATGGATTCTATGGGGCATGACGTAGCAGTTGTGGATGAGCATCCGGAACTTTTTTATCGGCTGCCGACCGATTTTAGCGGGATGACTGTAGCGGGAATGCCAATGGATCTAAAAGTTCTAAAAAATGCCGGAGCGGAAAATTGCGATATGGCGGCGGTTGCTACTCCGGACGATAATTTAAATATTACGGTGACACAGATTATTCAGCAGTTTTTTAAAGTGGAAAATGTTGTTACCAGAATCAGTGATCCAGCCCGAGAAGAGGTATTTACGGCATTTGGTCTACGAACGGTCTGCCCGACCAATCTTGCCGGTGATATGATTGTGCAGGCACTTGTCAATCCAAATCAGAGTAAACAGATGGCTTTTGGTACCGCTAATGCAGCATTTCATACTTATCCGGTAGAAAGTTTTATGATCGGAAAGCGACTTGGCAACATCGGTGTGAATGAAAAAGAAGTTCCATTTGCTTTGCTACAAAAGGATGGGACGATGATTTTGGCCGGAAAGGATCCGGATTATATGATTCAGCGGGAAGACCGCATGATTTGGGCAGAGGTCATTGATTGA
- a CDS encoding nitronate monooxygenase produces MIHSPICDLFGIKYPIFQGGMAWVADASLAAGVSNAGGLGLIAGMNSNGEQLRAEIRKCRELTDKPFGVNVMLMSPFVEEVAQTVIEEKVPIVTTGAGVPGKYMPAWLKAGIKVVPVVASVNFAKRAVRNGACAVVAEGCESGGHIGELTTMAMVPQIVDAVDVPVLAAGGIADGRQAAAAFMLGAQGIQVGTRFLVAKECTISEIYKERILKSKDTDTIVTGRRTGDAVRALKSPFSREFAKQEADLSISEESLQALGTGALRKAAREGDLEHGCFLAGQVASMVKEEQTCAEIIEDLFSGAETALKGASKWIR; encoded by the coding sequence ATGATTCATTCACCAATTTGTGATTTATTCGGAATCAAATATCCCATCTTTCAGGGAGGCATGGCGTGGGTCGCCGACGCTTCTCTTGCAGCAGGAGTCAGCAATGCAGGCGGTTTAGGCCTGATCGCCGGAATGAATTCGAACGGAGAACAACTTCGTGCTGAAATCCGTAAATGCCGGGAACTGACTGACAAGCCCTTCGGTGTTAATGTCATGCTGATGAGTCCTTTTGTCGAAGAGGTCGCACAAACCGTCATTGAAGAAAAAGTCCCGATCGTTACTACCGGCGCCGGTGTCCCCGGAAAATATATGCCGGCCTGGCTAAAAGCAGGCATTAAAGTAGTTCCGGTCGTCGCCTCCGTGAATTTTGCAAAACGGGCTGTCCGCAATGGAGCATGTGCCGTAGTGGCAGAAGGCTGCGAAAGCGGCGGCCATATCGGAGAGCTTACCACAATGGCAATGGTCCCGCAGATTGTAGATGCGGTAGACGTTCCCGTTCTTGCCGCCGGCGGAATTGCCGATGGAAGGCAGGCAGCAGCAGCCTTTATGCTGGGTGCACAGGGAATCCAAGTCGGGACCCGCTTTTTAGTTGCAAAGGAATGCACCATCTCTGAAATTTATAAAGAACGAATTTTAAAATCAAAAGATACCGACACAATCGTGACCGGCCGTCGAACCGGTGACGCAGTACGAGCTCTAAAAAGTCCTTTTTCCAGAGAGTTTGCAAAACAGGAAGCCGATCTTTCGATTTCGGAAGAATCCCTGCAAGCATTGGGAACCGGCGCATTGCGCAAAGCCGCACGGGAAGGTGATCTGGAACACGGATGCTTCCTTGCAGGACAAGTTGCCTCCATGGTTAAAGAAGAACAAACCTGTGCCGAAATTATCGAAGATCTGTTTTCCGGCGCAGAAACTGCACTGAAAGGGGCTTCCAAATGGATCAGATAG
- the fabG gene encoding 3-oxoacyl-[acyl-carrier-protein] reductase has protein sequence MKTLSGKTAVITGGSRGIGRAIALKMASEGANIAILYAGNKEAAQKTVSELLNLNVKAQAYQCDVADADATSAICKEILNDFSSVQILVNNAGITRDGFLRRMKEEDLDAVLNTNLKGAFHMIEGFYGTFLRAREGRIINISSVVGLSGNGGQTNYSAAKAGLIGLTKSIAKELGSRNITCNAIAPGFVETDMTASLPEKVREETLSSIPLKRMAQPEDIADAAVFLAGPHASYITGVVLRVDGGMCM, from the coding sequence ATGAAAACACTCTCCGGAAAAACTGCCGTAATCACTGGCGGTTCTCGTGGCATCGGCCGTGCGATCGCTCTAAAAATGGCTTCTGAAGGTGCCAACATTGCAATCCTTTATGCTGGGAACAAAGAGGCTGCACAAAAAACGGTTTCTGAGCTTTTGAATCTTAACGTTAAAGCGCAAGCTTATCAATGCGATGTTGCCGACGCAGATGCCACAAGTGCTATCTGCAAAGAGATTTTAAATGATTTTTCCTCCGTACAAATTCTCGTAAATAATGCGGGAATTACCCGGGATGGATTTTTGCGCCGCATGAAAGAGGAAGATTTAGACGCCGTCCTCAATACCAATCTGAAAGGCGCTTTTCATATGATTGAAGGCTTCTACGGTACCTTCCTGCGTGCGCGCGAAGGCCGTATTATCAATATTTCATCTGTAGTCGGTCTTTCCGGAAACGGCGGACAAACCAATTACTCCGCTGCAAAGGCAGGATTGATTGGCTTAACAAAATCCATTGCAAAAGAACTCGGCAGCCGGAACATTACCTGTAATGCGATTGCCCCCGGCTTCGTCGAAACCGATATGACCGCTTCTCTCCCCGAAAAAGTACGGGAAGAGACCCTTAGCTCTATTCCGCTCAAACGAATGGCTCAACCGGAAGATATTGCCGATGCGGCAGTTTTTTTGGCAGGCCCTCACGCTTCCTATATCACAGGAGTCGTACTTCGGGTAGACGGCGGAATGTGCATGTAA
- a CDS encoding dipeptidase — protein sequence MRFFDLHCDTLTMSGLLKKAPLRRNNGHLDFVRLKSTGAIAQCFAIWIPTHRCAQKYGVKDSPWEFYQKANSLFKEELQKNNDLIAPALKIEDVEQNIKNGLVSAILTIEDSVVLSGSLEKLETLYQDGVRLMTLTWNYENSLGYPNDREEAKTNLELKPFGKEAVLRMMDLGIAVDVSHLSDGGFYNVAELSQKMHIPFLASHSCARSLQPHPRNLTDEMLHILGDCGGICGVNFEDSFLPDTENHLTKIADIVRCTCYLCNQAGIDAVAIGSDFDGIESKLEMGGYEGLPLLAEALNKKLPASQVEKICYRNAMRFFGAAIH from the coding sequence ATGCGTTTTTTTGATCTTCACTGTGATACACTAACGATGAGCGGACTTTTAAAAAAAGCTCCTCTTCGCCGGAATAACGGTCACCTCGATTTTGTTCGCCTAAAAAGCACCGGCGCCATCGCACAATGTTTTGCAATCTGGATTCCGACACACAGATGCGCACAAAAATATGGTGTGAAAGATTCTCCATGGGAATTCTATCAGAAAGCAAATTCCCTTTTTAAAGAGGAACTGCAAAAGAACAATGATTTAATTGCACCGGCATTAAAAATAGAAGATGTTGAGCAAAACATAAAAAATGGGCTTGTTTCTGCAATTCTGACCATCGAAGATTCGGTTGTCTTATCCGGCAGCCTTGAAAAATTGGAAACCCTTTATCAGGACGGAGTCAGGTTGATGACGCTCACTTGGAACTACGAAAATTCTCTCGGCTATCCCAACGATCGCGAGGAAGCGAAAACCAATCTCGAACTGAAACCATTTGGGAAAGAAGCCGTTTTGCGAATGATGGACTTAGGGATTGCAGTAGACGTTTCTCATCTCTCTGATGGGGGCTTTTATAATGTTGCCGAACTGAGCCAAAAAATGCATATTCCATTTCTTGCAAGCCATTCCTGTGCACGCAGTTTACAACCGCACCCACGCAATCTCACCGATGAAATGCTGCATATTTTGGGAGACTGCGGTGGAATCTGCGGAGTCAATTTTGAAGACAGCTTTTTGCCGGACACCGAAAATCACCTGACAAAAATTGCGGATATCGTCCGCTGTACCTGCTATCTTTGCAATCAGGCAGGAATCGATGCGGTCGCGATTGGCAGCGACTTTGATGGAATTGAAAGCAAGCTCGAAATGGGCGGATATGAAGGGCTGCCGCTTCTTGCAGAAGCACTTAACAAAAAGCTACCTGCCTCCCAAGTGGAAAAGATCTGTTACCGAAATGCCATGCGCTTTTTTGGGGCGGCTATTCATTAA
- a CDS encoding ACP S-malonyltransferase: MDQIAFLFSGQGTQYTGMGQSLCNISPAAKAVFDMADKIRPGTKEQCFSGTKEELTITRNTQPCVWCVDYAAAMALKEAGITPSCAAGFSLGEIAAMTFCKVVSPEDGFRAVCRRGELMEKAAEENPGSMVAVLRLSEEEVEEICKKFEAAWPVNYNCPGQIAVSAKLPEIEPLCEAVKEAGGRAVPIKVSGGFHSPLMKSAAQSFGNYLQKVNLHSPELSLYANYTAKPYPADKDEIIRLLSLQICSPVLWQKTIEHMAQAGIHTFIECGPGKTLSGLVKKTLPQAQILRVEDAETLQSTLEALKEGKK; the protein is encoded by the coding sequence ATGGATCAGATAGCATTTCTGTTTAGCGGTCAGGGAACCCAATACACTGGGATGGGACAGTCCCTCTGTAATATAAGTCCTGCTGCCAAAGCAGTCTTTGACATGGCTGATAAAATTCGTCCCGGCACAAAAGAGCAATGCTTTTCCGGTACAAAAGAGGAACTTACCATCACCCGCAATACTCAGCCTTGCGTTTGGTGTGTGGATTATGCAGCAGCAATGGCTCTAAAAGAAGCCGGCATTACCCCCAGCTGTGCCGCCGGTTTTTCTCTGGGAGAAATTGCAGCGATGACTTTTTGCAAAGTGGTTTCTCCAGAAGATGGCTTTCGTGCCGTTTGCCGCCGCGGAGAACTGATGGAAAAAGCCGCAGAAGAAAATCCGGGTTCCATGGTAGCTGTCCTTCGTCTTTCAGAAGAAGAAGTTGAGGAAATCTGCAAAAAATTTGAGGCCGCATGGCCGGTCAATTATAATTGTCCAGGACAAATCGCTGTCTCCGCAAAGCTTCCGGAAATTGAGCCGCTCTGTGAAGCGGTAAAAGAAGCGGGCGGACGTGCAGTTCCAATCAAGGTCAGCGGCGGATTTCACTCTCCTCTGATGAAAAGTGCTGCGCAGTCATTCGGCAATTATCTTCAAAAAGTAAATCTGCATTCCCCGGAGCTTTCACTCTATGCAAATTATACGGCAAAACCTTATCCCGCTGATAAAGATGAAATCATTCGGCTTCTGTCTTTACAGATCTGTTCCCCGGTTTTATGGCAGAAAACGATTGAGCACATGGCGCAGGCGGGTATTCATACCTTCATCGAATGCGGTCCCGGCAAAACACTTTCCGGACTTGTGAAAAAGACACTGCCGCAGGCACAGATTTTACGGGTAGAAGACGCCGAAACGCTCCAATCCACATTAGAAGCATTAAAGGAGGGCAAAAAATGA
- a CDS encoding beta-ketoacyl-ACP synthase III encodes MSFEILGTGSAHPACRKTNDDIAQLVDTSDEWIRSRTGIESRYVCTTETLQDLALEAAQKALKMAKVQPKELDLILVATIRGDCITPSAACILQNALGASCPAFDLNAACSGFLYALDTADGWFCRNRAKKVLVVAAETMSRLLNYQDRTTCPLFGDGAGAVVLGQGDALLSIHLTAKGDPLTLRIDNTDGQSPFLKMDHPAEQYLHMSGQNTYRFAVSNLCRQLKLAAQEAGIDLKDLDWVLPHQANLRIIEGAQHRLPIPTEKYCINIQNWGNTSAAAVPILMDEFCRKGTFKPGDLLGLVVFGGGLTTGSAILRWTIDPKKIFDSEVSK; translated from the coding sequence ATGAGTTTTGAAATACTGGGAACCGGAAGCGCCCACCCGGCCTGCCGGAAAACAAACGACGATATCGCCCAACTGGTTGACACTTCTGATGAATGGATCAGAAGCCGCACCGGAATTGAGTCACGATACGTCTGTACCACAGAAACGCTCCAGGACCTTGCCTTGGAAGCGGCTCAAAAAGCGCTCAAAATGGCCAAAGTACAACCAAAAGAATTAGATTTAATTTTAGTCGCCACCATCCGCGGCGATTGCATCACCCCCTCTGCTGCCTGCATTCTGCAGAACGCTCTGGGGGCCTCTTGTCCTGCGTTTGACCTCAATGCCGCCTGTTCCGGCTTCCTTTATGCGCTGGATACAGCAGACGGCTGGTTCTGCCGCAATCGTGCCAAAAAGGTACTGGTCGTTGCTGCCGAAACAATGAGCCGTCTATTAAACTATCAGGACCGCACCACCTGCCCGCTCTTTGGAGATGGCGCAGGCGCAGTCGTTCTTGGACAAGGGGATGCTTTATTATCGATTCACCTCACCGCAAAGGGGGATCCTCTAACGCTTAGAATCGATAATACCGACGGACAAAGCCCGTTTTTAAAAATGGATCACCCTGCCGAGCAATATCTGCACATGTCCGGACAAAACACCTATCGTTTTGCAGTAAGCAATCTATGCCGTCAGTTAAAGCTCGCGGCTCAAGAAGCCGGAATTGATTTAAAAGATCTCGACTGGGTGCTTCCTCATCAGGCAAATCTGCGAATCATTGAAGGGGCACAGCACCGTTTGCCGATTCCAACCGAAAAATATTGCATCAACATCCAGAACTGGGGCAATACTTCCGCCGCAGCTGTCCCGATTCTGATGGATGAGTTTTGCCGAAAAGGCACTTTTAAGCCCGGTGATCTTTTAGGCCTTGTCGTTTTTGGCGGCGGCCTGACTACCGGCAGCGCAATTCTGCGCTGGACGATTGATCCTAAGAAAATTTTTGATTCGGAGGTTTCAAAATGA